In one Rhinopithecus roxellana isolate Shanxi Qingling chromosome 1, ASM756505v1, whole genome shotgun sequence genomic region, the following are encoded:
- the CCDC54 gene encoding coiled-coil domain-containing protein 54: MYTLHTKRVKAAARQMWTSNVSKVRQSFKNVYHKCKIRHQDSTRYPTVTSDDCNQDDVSYDGKMNLTVVLQDVKTAQVELFSQMTDIVHAIPKVHEKTDLYQKQMEVLETRMNVNEDKQCTTTKDILSMKEDIKALKKKVTELENQNSYSRIHCLEIPEGERGKEITELLYKLIQPATLKNTLASTDMEISSAEPEKVPSYPKSTDHLEKITISPQIKTLKKRNHQNASRNFKTAKPNIYIYPDFSTWIKLTFVHGGKWTFFLSATKLEEFIQWLLSRPAILPEEPQVITQRYCPFTGPILSLTTICLSMFNNIYGFIRSLKEEVTRL; the protein is encoded by the coding sequence ATGTACACACTTCACACCAAAAGGGTAAAAGCTGCTGCTAGGCAAATGTGGACTTCAAATGTCTCCAAGGTCagacagtcttttaaaaatgtttaccacAAATGTAAGATTCGGCACCAAGATTCAACTAGATATCCAACTGTGACATCTGATGATTGTAATCAAGATGATGTTAGTTATGACGGAAAAATGAATCTTACAGTAGTGCTCCAAGATGTTAAGACTGCTCAAGTTGAACTTTTCAGCCAAATGACTGACATTGTCCATGCGATACCAAAAGTCCATGAAAAGACTGACTTGTATCAAAAACAGATGGAGGTCCTGGAAACCAGAATGAATGTTAATGAAGACAAACAATGCACAACGACTAAAGATATCCTCTCTATGAAAGAAGACATCAAGGCCTTAAAGAAGAAGGTGACAGAACTGGAAAATCAGAATTCCTACTCCAGGATACATTGTCTAGAGATTCCGGAGGGAGAAAGGGGTAAAGAAATCACAGAACTGCTTTACAAACTCATACAACCAGCAACTCTGAAGAACACATTGGCCTCTACAGACATGGAAATCTCTTCAGCAGAACCAGAGAAAGTTCCCAGTTATCCAAAGTCCACTGACCATCTTGAGAAAATAACGATTTCTCCCCAAATTAAAACTCTGAAGAAGCGTAACCATCAAAACGCATCAAGGAACTTTAAAACAGCAAagccaaatatttacatttaccCAGACTTCAGTACATGGATCAAGCTAACTTTTGTTCATGGAGGAAAATGGACATTTTTCCTCAGTGCTACCAAGTTAGAAGAATTCATCCAGTGGCTTCTTTCTAGGCCAGCCATTCTCCCTGAAGAACCCCAGGTCATAACCCAGAGATATTGTCCATTCACTGGGCCTATTTTGAGCTTGACCACGATCTGTCTCTCCATGTTCAACAATATTTATGGCTTTATTCGTTCCTTAAAAGAAGAGGTAACTCGACTATAG